Proteins from one Rhodohalobacter mucosus genomic window:
- a CDS encoding vitamin K epoxide reductase family protein — protein MEQAVTAYLKHLNVPVSEAYCKKRIASHPDYPSILAVADTLQQFGVRHTVARASKESLSELPLPALLHLDSGGGSLQPVYDAKGLEDSKEKLTRWSGVLIKAEPAAEIADKENTKALGEEKQFKRLAALFLVTAAGLVSVPLLLSFTWPQLFLLITALAGVVTGYVLFAKDLGITYRAVERFCNAGTGAGCGKVLRSEEGKLLGFITFSDLTLGYFVGHLVAIGLFVPLWAGSGLLSVLGLISMLALPVIGYSLWLQAVKIKEWCRLCLVVSGILALQAFLFGYLFYSGLIHPMAFALPDAVMVLLLFGLAGSSLLLLKQTIQQKNRAVQNEIAAARIKNSPDVFTSLLFKQRQVDTSPLEHDFLIGSPDAPVKLTMAVNLFCGPCKSELEQAKELLNIYPGQVSLSLRFLRSGDKGKSSGLLLKTWLHALMEEQNGIPRHEKGRVLIDTWYELMIPETFEAACPVNGSVSDSVAKEYVQAHYEWVKSAGITKTPTTFMNGYELPATYRVKDLAVLIPGLTDAFANHNSMKLEKVHSGNVKISEM, from the coding sequence ATGGAACAGGCTGTAACCGCATACCTGAAGCACCTGAACGTCCCCGTATCGGAGGCGTACTGCAAAAAGCGGATCGCGTCCCACCCGGACTATCCATCCATCCTGGCGGTGGCCGATACCCTGCAGCAGTTCGGCGTACGCCATACGGTGGCGAGGGCCTCTAAAGAATCTCTGAGCGAGCTTCCCCTGCCGGCCCTGCTGCACCTGGATTCGGGGGGCGGGTCGTTGCAGCCGGTGTACGATGCAAAAGGACTGGAAGACTCCAAAGAGAAACTGACCCGCTGGAGCGGGGTACTGATCAAGGCGGAGCCTGCCGCGGAGATTGCCGATAAAGAGAATACAAAAGCACTCGGCGAGGAGAAACAATTTAAACGTCTTGCCGCTTTGTTTCTGGTAACTGCAGCCGGACTGGTATCTGTTCCGCTGCTTCTCTCCTTTACCTGGCCGCAGCTATTTTTGCTGATTACGGCACTGGCCGGTGTAGTGACGGGCTACGTCCTGTTCGCCAAAGACCTGGGCATCACCTACCGGGCGGTGGAGAGATTCTGCAACGCCGGTACCGGTGCAGGCTGCGGGAAAGTGCTGCGCTCGGAGGAAGGAAAACTGTTAGGGTTTATCACATTTTCAGACTTAACGCTGGGTTATTTTGTTGGTCATCTTGTAGCCATCGGATTATTCGTACCGCTTTGGGCGGGCAGCGGCCTGCTTTCGGTACTGGGTTTGATAAGTATGCTTGCCCTGCCCGTTATTGGGTACTCGCTCTGGCTGCAGGCGGTGAAAATCAAGGAGTGGTGCCGCCTTTGCCTGGTGGTGAGCGGAATCCTGGCCCTTCAGGCATTCCTATTCGGCTACCTATTCTACTCGGGGTTGATCCATCCGATGGCATTCGCTCTACCGGATGCAGTCATGGTGCTTTTACTGTTCGGATTGGCAGGCTCTTCACTTCTTCTTCTGAAACAGACCATTCAGCAGAAAAACCGGGCGGTGCAAAACGAGATTGCCGCTGCACGAATTAAAAACTCACCGGACGTATTCACAAGCCTGCTGTTCAAACAGCGGCAGGTGGACACCTCGCCCCTTGAACACGATTTCCTTATCGGCAGCCCGGATGCCCCGGTCAAACTCACCATGGCGGTGAACCTGTTCTGCGGCCCGTGTAAAAGCGAGCTGGAGCAGGCAAAGGAGCTGCTGAATATCTATCCCGGGCAGGTCAGCCTCTCCCTGCGGTTTCTAAGAAGCGGGGATAAAGGTAAATCAAGCGGATTGCTGTTAAAAACATGGCTGCATGCTTTAATGGAAGAGCAAAACGGAATTCCCCGTCATGAAAAAGGCCGGGTGTTGATCGATACTTGGTACGAGTTGATGATTCCCGAAACGTTTGAAGCCGCGTGCCCGGTAAATGGGTCGGTTTCAGATTCCGTAGCAAAAGAGTATGTACAGGCTCATTATGAATGGGTAAAAAGCGCCGGAATAACGAAAACGCCAACCACCTTTATGAACGGGTATGAGCTGCCGGCGACTTACCGGGTGAAGGATCTGGCTGTATTGATTCCGGGGCTGACGGATGCATTTGCGAATCACAATAGCATGAAGTTGGAGAAAGTACATTCTGGAAATGTAAAAATATCAGAGATGTGA
- a CDS encoding 6-bladed beta-propeller: protein MNTKTFYCLGIIVLAGFVFSCSESENEVTKKLNNILFNINVTEIQRFGGDAEVVIGNMGMVEVDKYNRVYIAENSLGSRTVHVFNPDGKYITKISSEGNGPGEFRTLGHLITSSGTIYLFDKLNNKLISFSNSETNNRYQLVDEISISKSTLSSQKSIEGETLERLFVLDNRAFLVGFEDPKIPNKNDRKIHYYIVDNEGELLEDKIQFSQNAISIFNAQVGNSSITMELPFSSRPLIAVSEEGMVYLAETGESEIKVMNKDGEFVHSITFDVESVPLNRDEVIKWYEGNELFHLAIQEASFPQDWPMLNNMFVDDENRIWVSTIVENSDIYEWLVLDGLGQLITKFKWLRQEPIELVRGGHMYTRQTDEETGVQEIVKYGIEFEESVMMSEM from the coding sequence ATGAATACCAAGACATTTTACTGTTTAGGAATCATAGTTTTAGCTGGCTTTGTTTTTTCATGTTCCGAAAGTGAAAATGAAGTAACTAAGAAACTTAACAATATTCTTTTCAATATAAATGTAACAGAAATACAAAGATTTGGGGGTGATGCTGAGGTAGTTATTGGAAATATGGGAATGGTAGAGGTTGATAAATACAATCGCGTTTACATTGCGGAAAATTCATTAGGTAGCAGAACCGTGCATGTTTTCAATCCTGATGGAAAATATATCACCAAGATCAGCAGTGAGGGAAATGGTCCTGGCGAGTTCAGAACATTGGGACATTTAATAACAAGCTCAGGTACAATATATTTGTTTGATAAATTGAATAATAAGTTAATTTCATTTTCAAACAGTGAGACTAACAATCGTTACCAATTGGTGGATGAGATAAGTATTTCGAAATCAACTTTGTCAAGTCAAAAATCGATTGAGGGGGAGACACTAGAAAGACTATTTGTCCTTGACAACAGAGCTTTTCTTGTTGGATTTGAAGATCCAAAAATTCCAAATAAAAATGACCGGAAGATTCACTATTACATAGTTGATAATGAGGGAGAGTTATTAGAAGACAAGATACAATTCAGCCAAAATGCTATAAGCATATTTAATGCTCAGGTTGGGAATTCTTCTATAACCATGGAATTACCATTTTCAAGTCGTCCATTGATAGCTGTATCTGAAGAGGGAATGGTGTATTTGGCTGAGACTGGTGAATCTGAAATTAAAGTAATGAATAAGGACGGTGAATTTGTTCACTCAATCACATTTGACGTAGAGTCAGTGCCATTAAACAGAGATGAAGTTATCAAATGGTATGAAGGTAACGAATTGTTTCATTTAGCGATTCAGGAAGCTTCATTTCCTCAGGATTGGCCTATGCTTAACAATATGTTTGTTGATGATGAGAATCGGATTTGGGTTTCAACTATTGTGGAAAATTCTGATATCTACGAATGGTTGGTGCTGGATGGGTTAGGTCAACTTATCACAAAATTTAAGTGGTTACGTCAGGAGCCGATAGAATTAGTACGAGGAGGCCATATGTACACTCGACAAACTGATGAAGAAACAGGGGTTCAAGAGATCGTGAAGTACGGGATCGAATTCGAGGAAAGCGTTATGATGTCGGAGATGTGA
- a CDS encoding 6-bladed beta-propeller: MFFIFSCTNDNHNAQNDLILPGHIQELQNLKIISTEHQVPDTVELFREVNFESSEDVFLDGYINRIAIDDNERVYVGVSRMGQASVYVFRENGKFITKIGRYGRGPGEFENIRSMDIVNNKLFLFCSSLQKVSIYSIEDFSHIRDVVIRNVIENQSDSLINRLRVDRLFVTDDETVIVRLKTLAIYSGADERTMLYRKLKNDGYLESENLLKKERFKLYFPVNEGTDVPFTMPFTRSSLVTMTKGGHFFTNQTEEFLVKEYDGEGNYQRAFYYPMLNAPLNMRDFDLRKERQRAIDQYEMPESWPVVHTLEMDNKGRMWIASISENDSTYLWHLVNQQGEMLARFQLPGNRSSRNVMSEPLIRVHNNYFYTREVNQQDGIDRIVKHKIEFIER, from the coding sequence ATGTTTTTCATTTTCAGTTGTACGAATGATAATCATAATGCTCAAAATGATTTAATTCTGCCGGGTCACATTCAGGAGCTTCAAAATTTGAAAATCATTTCTACTGAGCACCAGGTACCAGATACTGTAGAACTTTTCCGAGAAGTTAACTTTGAGAGCAGCGAAGATGTTTTTTTGGATGGTTATATAAACAGAATTGCAATAGATGATAATGAGAGGGTGTATGTAGGTGTATCTCGAATGGGACAGGCTTCAGTATACGTTTTTAGAGAGAATGGTAAGTTTATTACAAAAATTGGAAGGTATGGAAGAGGGCCGGGTGAGTTTGAAAACATTCGGTCTATGGATATTGTAAATAATAAGTTATTTCTGTTTTGTTCATCTTTACAAAAAGTCAGTATTTATTCAATTGAAGATTTTTCCCATATCAGAGATGTGGTAATTAGGAATGTAATTGAAAATCAATCGGACAGTCTTATAAACAGATTAAGGGTCGATCGGCTATTTGTAACAGACGATGAAACTGTAATTGTTCGATTAAAGACACTTGCAATCTACAGTGGTGCAGATGAACGAACAATGCTTTATAGAAAATTGAAAAATGATGGTTATTTAGAGAGTGAAAATTTACTGAAGAAGGAGAGGTTTAAATTATACTTCCCTGTGAATGAAGGAACAGATGTTCCGTTCACCATGCCGTTCACAAGGAGTTCACTGGTTACTATGACGAAAGGCGGTCACTTTTTTACCAATCAAACGGAAGAGTTTCTGGTAAAAGAATATGATGGTGAGGGAAACTACCAACGGGCCTTCTACTACCCTATGTTAAATGCACCACTTAACATGCGAGACTTTGACTTGAGAAAAGAGCGGCAAAGAGCGATTGATCAGTATGAAATGCCAGAAAGTTGGCCCGTGGTCCACACATTGGAGATGGATAATAAGGGCAGAATGTGGATAGCGTCAATATCAGAAAACGACTCTACATACCTATGGCACCTGGTAAACCAACAGGGAGAGATGTTAGCAAGATTTCAATTGCCAGGAAATAGATCATCTCGTAATGTCATGTCGGAACCATTGATCCGCGTACATAATAACTATTTTTACACAAGAGAGGTTAATCAGCAAGATGGCATTGATCGAATTGTTAAACATAAAATTGAATTTATTGAAAGGTAG